One window of Limnochordia bacterium genomic DNA carries:
- a CDS encoding heme ABC transporter ATP-binding protein produces MLHPPLKVIALALLRVSGVSFAYDHKLVLDDISFQVSSNDFIGIIGPNGSGKSTLLKNLNRILSYQEGRVELDGVELSKIPYQQLACRMAYVGQDTQVTFAFSVEDVVLMGRHPHIRRFKGEGVSDWQVVRRVMEATRIAHLASRRITELSGGERQRVLLAKALAQEPDVLLLDEPTSHLDINHQLEFFDLLQELNTQQGLTVITVLHDLNLAALYCKKLLLLDQGSIFAFGNADEVLTRENIRAVYNTDVEIYQHPVNHRPQVMLLPKQRYRKVIGAQKDPQGDCLGCQTSPGECPGP; encoded by the coding sequence ATGCTCCACCCACCCCTAAAGGTGATTGCTTTGGCTCTTTTGCGAGTATCTGGTGTGAGTTTTGCCTATGATCATAAGCTAGTATTAGATGACATTTCCTTTCAGGTGAGTAGTAACGACTTTATAGGTATTATTGGACCCAACGGGTCGGGAAAGTCTACTCTGCTGAAAAACCTAAACAGGATCTTGTCCTATCAAGAGGGGCGAGTTGAGCTAGACGGTGTTGAGTTGAGTAAGATACCCTATCAGCAGCTTGCCTGTCGCATGGCCTATGTGGGCCAGGATACTCAAGTTACTTTTGCCTTCAGCGTTGAAGATGTAGTCCTGATGGGTCGTCACCCACATATTAGGAGATTTAAAGGCGAAGGGGTTTCAGATTGGCAGGTAGTAAGACGGGTCATGGAAGCAACTCGGATCGCCCATCTCGCCTCCCGGAGAATTACAGAGCTTAGCGGAGGAGAACGGCAACGAGTACTACTAGCCAAGGCCTTGGCCCAGGAGCCCGATGTCCTATTACTAGATGAACCCACATCCCATTTGGATATCAATCACCAGTTGGAGTTCTTTGATCTATTACAAGAGCTAAATACCCAACAAGGATTAACGGTCATTACGGTTTTACATGACCTGAACCTAGCGGCTCTTTACTGTAAAAAGCTTCTACTACTTGATCAAGGCAGCATCTTCGCCTTTGGTAACGCAGATGAGGTGCTTACCCGGGAGAATATCCGCGCGGTCTACAATACTGATGTAGAGATCTACCAGCACCCTGTAAACCATCGGCCCCAGGTCATGTTGTTGCCGAAGCAAAGGTATCGGAAAGTCATAGGTGCTCAAAAAGACCCACAAG
- a CDS encoding iron chelate uptake ABC transporter family permease subunit yields the protein MGQRRKWALIILTMLVALLIIGVFVTTIGPASISIKNAFRIIASRVPRLGAKVVKDWPKSHEVIVLKVRLPRVLVGIVVGAGLSIAGVSFQGLFKNPMADPYVIGISAGASFGATLAIVLKIGSPFPGIGGVPLCAFVGALVTSFAVYNIARVGRKVPVDTLLLSGIAVGSLLSALVSLLMILNSKDLYQILYWGMGSLALANYHDLLLSIPYIVLGMTITLIYSRDLNVLMLGEEAAISLGVNVEKLKRILLIAGSLTVAAAVSVSGIIGFVGLIVPHIARLIVGPDHRILLPTATLGGAMFLVISDTVARTVAPPTEIPVGVVTAIFGAPFFLYLLRKRKQQIM from the coding sequence TTGGGGCAGCGCAGAAAATGGGCCTTGATTATCCTGACAATGCTGGTAGCTTTGCTGATCATTGGTGTCTTTGTCACTACCATTGGTCCGGCAAGTATTTCGATCAAAAACGCCTTTCGAATCATTGCTAGCCGAGTGCCTAGGCTAGGGGCGAAGGTGGTCAAGGACTGGCCTAAGAGTCATGAGGTCATTGTCCTGAAGGTCAGACTACCCCGGGTTCTAGTTGGCATTGTTGTGGGTGCTGGGCTTTCCATCGCGGGGGTTAGCTTTCAAGGGTTATTTAAGAATCCCATGGCGGATCCTTACGTAATTGGTATTTCCGCAGGAGCATCCTTCGGAGCGACGTTGGCCATTGTGCTTAAGATCGGCTCTCCCTTCCCCGGGATCGGTGGAGTCCCTTTGTGTGCCTTTGTCGGTGCTTTGGTGACCAGCTTTGCAGTGTATAACATTGCAAGGGTTGGCCGTAAGGTACCTGTGGATACCTTGCTTCTTTCGGGGATTGCAGTGGGGTCACTGCTATCTGCTTTGGTATCGTTGTTAATGATCTTAAATAGCAAGGACCTTTACCAGATTCTGTACTGGGGGATGGGCAGTCTAGCCTTAGCAAATTACCATGATCTGCTCTTGTCCATACCCTATATTGTGTTGGGAATGACCATTACCCTGATTTATTCACGTGATCTTAACGTTTTAATGCTAGGTGAGGAGGCCGCAATTAGCTTGGGAGTTAATGTAGAAAAGCTCAAGCGGATCCTGCTTATCGCCGGCTCCCTAACCGTGGCTGCTGCGGTTAGTGTGAGTGGTATCATTGGCTTTGTAGGACTGATCGTACCCCATATTGCCAGGCTTATCGTGGGCCCGGATCATCGGATCCTGCTACCTACTGCAACCTTAGGTGGTGCAATGTTTCTTGTTATCAGTGATACCGTTGCCAGAACAGTGGCACCGCCAACTGAAATTCCTGTGGGTGTTGTAACCGCGATTTTCGGAGCTCCATTTTTCCTATACTTGCTGCGAAAAAGAAAGCAGCAGATTATGTAA